One window of Solwaraspora sp. WMMA2056 genomic DNA carries:
- a CDS encoding AAC(3) family N-acetyltransferase, translated as MPHTRAALADDLAALGVRRGSVLLVHSSLKALGWVCGGPVAVVQALLDALGPDGTLVVPTHTPDNTDPACWRNPPVPQSWWPVIRTHTPGFDPAVTPSRWMGAIAETTRTWPGARRSDHPQVSFAAVGPLADAVVGGHRLDEMLGEHSPVGAVYRLDGDVLLLGVGHHSNTSLHLAEYRLPDPPRKQEGSAVRTPTGRAWTHWQDVDIDEGDFDQVGAAFEATGGVSIGQVREAECRLMRQRPLVDFAVGWLATHRTTL; from the coding sequence ATGCCGCACACGCGCGCCGCGCTCGCCGACGACCTGGCCGCACTCGGGGTACGGCGCGGATCGGTGCTGCTCGTGCACTCGTCACTCAAGGCGCTCGGCTGGGTCTGCGGCGGCCCGGTCGCGGTGGTCCAGGCGCTGCTCGACGCGCTGGGTCCGGACGGCACCCTGGTGGTGCCGACCCACACGCCGGACAACACCGACCCCGCCTGCTGGCGGAACCCGCCCGTACCGCAGTCGTGGTGGCCGGTGATCCGCACCCACACGCCCGGATTCGATCCGGCGGTGACGCCGAGCCGCTGGATGGGCGCCATCGCGGAGACCACCCGTACCTGGCCGGGCGCGCGACGCAGCGACCACCCGCAGGTGTCGTTCGCGGCCGTCGGCCCACTCGCCGACGCCGTGGTGGGCGGGCACCGACTCGACGAGATGCTGGGCGAACACTCCCCCGTCGGCGCCGTCTACCGACTCGACGGCGATGTCCTGCTGCTGGGCGTCGGGCATCACAGCAACACCTCGCTGCACCTGGCCGAATACCGGCTGCCGGACCCGCCGCGCAAGCAGGAAGGCTCGGCCGTACGCACCCCCACCGGTCGCGCCTGGACCCACTGGCAGGACGTCGACATCGACGAAGGCGACTTCGACCAGGTGGGTGCCGCTTTCGAGGCCACCGGCGGCGTATCGATCGGACAGGTCCGCGAAGCCGAATGCCGGCTGATGCGCCAGCGCCCGTTGGTCGACTTCGCCGTCGGCTGGCTCGCCACCCACCGGACGACCCTCTAG
- a CDS encoding MarR family transcriptional regulator yields MTRCPAGRRARPAGRRGRPAGGTSRTGGSAVAKLYRSAQADVLAGLALHPGQDVLLWIIGQEPGGLTVSEVAARLGVEQPTVTRSLSRLEPGGWFVRQSVPGDRRLTRIVLTDKGRTGIAQIEAAWRTLATETD; encoded by the coding sequence ATGACCCGCTGTCCGGCGGGCCGGCGGGCGCGGCCGGCCGGCCGGCGCGGCCGGCCGGCCGGCGGCACGTCCCGTACGGGTGGGTCAGCGGTGGCCAAGCTGTACCGCAGCGCGCAGGCCGACGTACTGGCCGGGCTCGCCCTGCACCCGGGGCAGGACGTCCTACTGTGGATCATCGGGCAGGAGCCCGGCGGCCTGACGGTCTCCGAGGTCGCCGCCCGACTCGGCGTGGAGCAACCGACGGTGACCCGCAGCCTCAGCCGTCTCGAACCCGGCGGCTGGTTCGTCCGACAATCCGTGCCAGGCGACCGGCGCCTCACCCGGATCGTGCTGACCGACAAGGGCCGGACCGGCATCGCGCAGATCGAAGCGGCCTGGCGCACCCTCGCCACCGAAACCGACTGA
- a CDS encoding TIGR03084 family metal-binding protein has translation MSQKSDVISALSAEGALVDELVSGLDPAKWKLETPSPGWTIGHQIAHLAATFRMAALAAADPAGFTAMAARLSPDFNANVDRALAEYLADPPLVLLSRWRAERAAAEKALAAVPAGQVVPWLVRPLPPAVLAAAGMMELFGHGQDIADALGVRLTRTDRIGFLVGFAVRTWDFGYLAREMPTPDVEFRFELTAPSGTVWEYGPADSAQRITGPAEDFCLLVTRRRHRADLALTAEGTQADQWLDIAQAYRGPAGPGRRPGQFADLR, from the coding sequence ATGTCCCAGAAATCGGATGTGATCTCAGCGCTGTCCGCCGAAGGTGCCCTCGTCGACGAACTGGTCAGTGGGCTCGACCCGGCGAAGTGGAAGCTCGAGACCCCGTCGCCCGGCTGGACGATCGGCCACCAGATCGCCCATCTGGCGGCGACCTTCCGGATGGCTGCGCTGGCTGCCGCCGACCCGGCGGGCTTCACCGCGATGGCCGCCAGGTTGAGCCCCGACTTCAACGCCAACGTGGACCGGGCGCTCGCGGAGTACCTCGCGGACCCACCGCTGGTGCTGCTCAGCAGGTGGCGTGCAGAACGCGCCGCAGCGGAGAAGGCGCTGGCCGCCGTCCCGGCCGGCCAGGTGGTGCCCTGGCTGGTCCGGCCGCTACCGCCGGCGGTGCTCGCCGCCGCCGGGATGATGGAACTGTTCGGGCACGGCCAGGACATCGCCGACGCGCTCGGCGTCCGGCTGACGCGTACCGACCGGATCGGCTTCCTCGTCGGCTTCGCCGTACGCACCTGGGACTTCGGCTACCTGGCGCGGGAGATGCCGACGCCGGACGTCGAGTTCCGGTTCGAACTGACCGCCCCGTCCGGCACGGTCTGGGAGTACGGACCGGCGGACTCGGCGCAGCGAATCACCGGGCCGGCCGAGGACTTCTGCCTGCTGGTCACCCGCCGCCGGCACCGGGCCGACCTGGCATTGACCGCCGAAGGCACGCAGGCCGACCAGTGGCTGGACATCGCCCAGGCGTACCGGGGTCCGGCCGGACCGGGCCGCCGGCCCGGCCAGTTCGCCGACCTCCGCTGA
- a CDS encoding DUF5987 family protein, whose translation MTLEAYADTILPGEKRSPDDHAVAGAAPGGSAATAGALAVLQSPEGGMEPALATLAEQLNEHADRFAAERGLALEPSLPPFVALAHPERVALVQELTDPGHSERELWVSLAMFSTIAFDSGSHLHTVDAIAAGHPGLATLGYFPPDADGLWRFPAYSYGRPLARPHPDTTPSGSPA comes from the coding sequence ATGACGCTTGAGGCATACGCCGACACGATTCTGCCCGGTGAGAAACGGTCGCCCGACGATCACGCGGTGGCCGGCGCCGCACCCGGTGGCAGTGCCGCCACCGCCGGCGCCCTGGCGGTGCTGCAAAGCCCGGAGGGCGGGATGGAACCTGCCCTCGCGACGCTCGCCGAGCAGCTCAACGAGCATGCCGACCGGTTCGCCGCCGAGCGTGGTCTGGCACTCGAGCCGTCGCTTCCGCCGTTCGTCGCCCTTGCCCACCCCGAGCGGGTCGCACTGGTTCAGGAACTCACCGACCCCGGGCACAGCGAGCGGGAACTGTGGGTCAGTCTCGCGATGTTCAGCACGATCGCCTTCGACTCCGGATCCCACCTGCACACCGTCGACGCGATCGCGGCGGGCCATCCCGGGCTGGCCACGCTCGGTTACTTCCCACCGGACGCCGACGGGCTCTGGCGGTTCCCCGCCTACTCGTACGGCCGGCCACTGGCCCGTCCGCATCCCGACACGACCCCCTCAGGGAGCCCGGCATGA
- a CDS encoding GMC family oxidoreductase → MSSIESTDVLVIGSGFGGAITAYHLAAGGARVTVLERGPWLTGTDFDQDFKFGSSTTRAFDFVIGDGMSVLGGNCVGGGSVVYFAAMPRAPRFIFDRRGSIGRRMWPAAISRDTLDPWYDRVAEALPVTQQQWQNVPYAGGLWAAACDHAGRTANPVPVAIDEAKCTNCNWMMSGCRFDAKRSLLLNYLPAAVAHGAEIRPLHEVQHLTRTADGGYRVHYNVMDEVDYRVEVASGAIDAKIVVVAAGAGATPVILQRSAPYLGRMPDAVGRYFSGNGERLNTAVVDDDRVREVLGLQRADGVGYQAYQIGKGPAVASWDKLDPALPEYERYSLEQLYFPPGFGTILAQVPDASGPTWFGAEKKELIRKWQSWLTIFIMSEDDNEGVFGEPPPSGNGVRLSQQMLVRGPLRYRPTANTLRGWAAADADIRDILERDGLARVMPWTNDLVGAYTVHPLASCRIGDDPATSALDDRHELRGHPGIFVTDGSAVPGALTVNPAMTIAALAERAVPAIVEAARQRGLSVTYGAPAPGGETAGRRATLQQTGTAHR, encoded by the coding sequence ATGAGCAGCATCGAGAGCACCGACGTCCTGGTGATCGGCAGTGGCTTCGGTGGTGCCATCACGGCCTACCACCTCGCCGCCGGTGGCGCCCGGGTGACCGTTCTGGAACGCGGCCCCTGGCTGACCGGCACCGACTTCGACCAGGATTTCAAGTTCGGGTCGTCGACGACGCGGGCCTTCGACTTCGTCATCGGGGACGGGATGAGCGTGCTCGGCGGCAACTGCGTCGGCGGCGGCAGCGTCGTCTACTTCGCCGCGATGCCTCGCGCGCCACGGTTCATCTTCGACCGTCGCGGCAGCATCGGGCGGCGGATGTGGCCGGCGGCCATTTCCCGGGACACCCTCGACCCCTGGTACGACCGGGTCGCCGAAGCCCTGCCGGTCACCCAGCAGCAGTGGCAGAACGTGCCGTACGCGGGCGGACTGTGGGCGGCCGCCTGCGACCACGCCGGCCGTACCGCCAATCCGGTGCCGGTCGCGATCGACGAAGCGAAATGCACCAACTGCAACTGGATGATGTCCGGTTGCCGGTTCGACGCCAAGCGGTCCCTGCTGCTGAACTACCTGCCGGCCGCGGTCGCCCACGGCGCCGAGATCCGCCCGCTGCACGAGGTCCAGCACCTGACCCGCACCGCCGACGGTGGCTACCGGGTGCACTACAACGTGATGGACGAGGTCGACTACCGGGTGGAGGTGGCGAGCGGGGCGATCGACGCCAAGATCGTCGTGGTGGCGGCCGGGGCCGGCGCGACCCCGGTGATCCTGCAGCGGTCGGCACCGTACCTGGGGCGGATGCCGGACGCGGTCGGCCGCTACTTCTCGGGCAACGGCGAGCGGCTGAACACTGCCGTCGTCGACGACGACCGGGTACGGGAGGTCCTCGGGCTGCAGCGGGCCGACGGCGTCGGCTACCAGGCGTACCAGATCGGCAAGGGGCCGGCGGTGGCGAGCTGGGACAAGTTGGATCCGGCGCTGCCGGAGTACGAGCGGTACTCGCTGGAGCAGCTGTACTTCCCGCCCGGCTTCGGCACCATCCTGGCCCAGGTCCCGGACGCCTCCGGCCCGACCTGGTTCGGGGCGGAGAAGAAGGAACTGATCCGCAAGTGGCAGTCCTGGCTGACCATTTTCATCATGAGCGAGGACGACAACGAAGGGGTGTTCGGCGAGCCGCCGCCTTCCGGCAACGGGGTCCGGCTGTCCCAGCAGATGCTCGTCCGGGGTCCGTTGCGGTACCGGCCGACGGCGAATACCCTGCGGGGCTGGGCCGCCGCCGACGCCGACATCCGGGACATTCTCGAACGCGACGGGCTGGCCCGGGTGATGCCGTGGACCAACGACCTGGTCGGCGCGTACACCGTGCATCCGCTCGCGTCCTGCCGCATCGGTGACGATCCCGCGACCTCGGCTCTCGACGACCGTCACGAGCTGCGGGGACACCCGGGGATCTTCGTCACCGACGGATCGGCGGTGCCCGGTGCGTTGACCGTCAATCCGGCGATGACGATCGCCGCGCTCGCCGAGCGGGCGGTGCCGGCGATCGTCGAGGCGGCGCGGCAACGGGGCCTGTCGGTGACGTACGGTGCACCGGCACCGGGCGGTGAGACCGCAGGCCGGCGGGCCACGCTGCAGCAGACGGGTACCGCGCACCGCTGA
- a CDS encoding carboxymuconolactone decarboxylase family protein — MRGWLIRTGVERSLAEVRHVTPVARGVADGLVADTYRQVEQEFGVLAPPLVLHSPNPAVLAAVWSMLQATLVRPGVVPRADKEAVAAAVSVGNRCPYCVEVHSSVLGGLGGGRAAELIGQGRIDELPPGPLRRVARWARQSSCLDADPAPPPFAAGAAAEHIGVVVTFHLINRMVNIFLQESPMPSGAPPMVRRALRRGLGRVMRLAAARLPDQGRALLPVATHVPDDLAWAQGNAAVATALGRAVAAIEQAGHRTVPDPVRELVVERVVSWAGDPPGLSRDWVRAATDGLSAGDLPLGRLAVLAAFASYQVDDETVAACRRTGADDGTLIGLTAWASLQAARRVGARLGGSPPPTRPLSP; from the coding sequence ATGCGCGGGTGGCTCATCCGTACCGGCGTGGAACGGTCGTTGGCCGAGGTGCGCCACGTGACCCCGGTCGCCCGGGGCGTCGCCGATGGACTGGTCGCCGACACCTACCGGCAGGTGGAGCAGGAGTTCGGCGTACTGGCGCCGCCCCTGGTGCTGCACTCGCCGAACCCGGCCGTGCTGGCGGCGGTGTGGTCGATGCTCCAGGCCACCCTCGTCCGTCCCGGCGTGGTGCCCCGTGCGGACAAGGAAGCGGTGGCCGCTGCGGTATCCGTGGGCAACCGCTGTCCGTACTGCGTGGAGGTGCACAGTTCGGTGCTGGGTGGCCTCGGCGGTGGTCGGGCGGCCGAGTTGATCGGTCAGGGCCGCATCGACGAGCTGCCGCCGGGGCCGCTACGTCGCGTCGCCCGCTGGGCACGGCAATCGTCGTGCCTGGACGCCGACCCGGCGCCGCCGCCCTTCGCCGCCGGCGCCGCCGCCGAGCACATCGGGGTGGTGGTGACCTTCCACCTGATCAACCGGATGGTCAACATCTTCCTTCAGGAGTCACCGATGCCGTCGGGGGCACCGCCGATGGTGCGCCGGGCGCTGCGGCGGGGACTCGGCCGGGTGATGCGGCTGGCCGCCGCACGCCTGCCCGATCAGGGTCGGGCGTTGCTGCCGGTGGCAACGCATGTGCCCGACGACCTCGCCTGGGCGCAGGGCAACGCCGCTGTCGCGACCGCGTTGGGCCGGGCCGTCGCCGCGATCGAGCAGGCGGGCCATCGGACGGTGCCGGATCCCGTCCGGGAACTGGTCGTCGAACGAGTGGTGAGCTGGGCCGGCGACCCGCCCGGACTCAGCCGCGACTGGGTCCGGGCCGCCACCGACGGACTGTCGGCCGGGGACCTGCCGCTGGGCCGGCTCGCGGTGCTCGCCGCGTTCGCCTCCTACCAGGTCGATGACGAGACCGTCGCCGCCTGCCGTCGGACGGGGGCCGACGACGGGACGCTGATCGGGTTGACCGCGTGGGCGAGTCTGCAGGCGGCGCGGCGGGTCGGTGCCCGGCTGGGCGGCTCACCGCCGCCCACCCGACCCTTGTCGCCGTGA
- a CDS encoding MerR family transcriptional regulator, whose product MRISELSQKSGLPVATIKFYLREGLLPPGKRTARNQADYGDDHLSRLYLITTLTVVGRLPLSAVREIVTALDDRGTQLDGLCRVINKALVPLDREEEAGSIGTTARYQVDTFVDGLNWNVEPGAPGRSTLTQVLTALRLLGWDDDVDVFVPYQQAAARIASREVDTIPVDADEDEAALMLVARTVLFEVAWCTLRGMAHEHIIAARAGKARKTDDAS is encoded by the coding sequence ATGCGAATCTCAGAACTGAGCCAGAAAAGCGGGCTCCCCGTCGCGACCATCAAGTTCTATCTGCGCGAGGGCCTGCTGCCGCCCGGTAAGCGGACGGCACGCAACCAGGCAGACTACGGCGACGACCATCTCAGCCGGCTGTACCTCATTACGACGTTGACCGTTGTCGGACGGCTTCCGCTGTCGGCGGTCAGGGAGATCGTCACCGCCCTGGACGACCGCGGCACGCAACTGGACGGACTCTGCCGGGTCATCAACAAGGCACTGGTTCCGCTGGACCGGGAGGAAGAGGCCGGCTCGATCGGGACGACCGCGCGGTATCAGGTGGACACCTTCGTCGACGGCCTGAACTGGAACGTCGAGCCGGGGGCACCGGGCCGGTCGACCCTGACGCAGGTTCTGACCGCGCTACGCCTGCTCGGCTGGGACGACGACGTGGACGTGTTCGTCCCCTATCAGCAGGCGGCTGCACGGATCGCGAGTCGGGAAGTCGACACTATCCCGGTCGACGCGGACGAAGATGAAGCCGCGCTGATGCTGGTCGCACGAACCGTTCTCTTCGAGGTCGCCTGGTGCACTCTACGCGGCATGGCGCATGAGCACATTATCGCCGCCCGGGCCGGCAAAGCACGAAAAACGGACGACGCTTCCTGA
- a CDS encoding AraC family transcriptional regulator has product MADAIEKAAERVIEYMRDNLGEQLTVDDMARAALFSKFHFSRSFQRLTGVSPGRFLSALRLQRAKHLLLSTSLKVADISIQVGYASVGTFSSRFSRSVGLSPTAYRRLGGFTTDVRVADRYIIARRSTGTVSGEVRVAAGSAAGPEPGNGTIFVGLFPDRIPEGLPVQCAMLDGPGRYVLESVPAGVWYVLVYWAADDDTAAGGATWVGRCGPLVVRPGAPLRADVRLAPMTSLDPPVLVALLDVKQSALAAAGLGRLPAQAVPST; this is encoded by the coding sequence GTGGCAGACGCAATCGAGAAGGCGGCCGAGCGGGTAATAGAGTACATGCGGGACAACCTTGGCGAGCAGTTGACCGTGGATGACATGGCGCGCGCTGCGTTGTTCAGCAAGTTCCATTTCTCCAGATCGTTCCAGCGGTTGACCGGGGTCTCCCCGGGCAGGTTTCTCTCCGCGCTGCGTCTGCAACGGGCCAAGCACCTGCTTCTGTCGACGTCCTTGAAGGTGGCCGACATCAGCATCCAGGTCGGGTATGCCAGCGTGGGGACCTTCAGTTCGCGGTTCTCCCGTAGCGTCGGGCTGTCCCCGACCGCCTACCGCCGCCTCGGTGGCTTCACCACCGACGTACGTGTCGCCGACCGTTACATCATCGCGCGCCGGTCAACCGGCACCGTCTCCGGTGAGGTCCGGGTCGCCGCCGGCTCCGCTGCCGGTCCCGAACCCGGCAACGGCACCATCTTCGTGGGACTGTTCCCCGACCGGATTCCGGAAGGACTTCCGGTGCAGTGTGCGATGCTGGACGGACCGGGCCGCTACGTGCTCGAGTCGGTCCCAGCTGGAGTCTGGTACGTCCTCGTCTACTGGGCGGCCGACGACGACACCGCCGCCGGAGGTGCCACCTGGGTGGGCCGCTGCGGCCCGCTCGTGGTCCGCCCCGGCGCGCCACTGCGGGCCGACGTACGCCTCGCGCCGATGACCAGTCTCGACCCGCCGGTGCTGGTCGCACTGCTCGACGTCAAGCAGTCCGCGCTGGCCGCGGCCGGGCTCGGCCGACTCCCGGCGCAGGCCGTGCCGTCCACCTGA